tccccagtGTCCCCACGACCTGGCCTGTCCCcgtctctctgcctcccggatcCTGCCCTGCATCTTTTCCCAAACGTATTATCCAACACCCTTTGGCTGGGTATGATtaaggactgggggtggggggtacgggggagggagggagggcaagggggtCTGAGCGCAGGAGTGGAAAGATGGGCTTGGGAGGGctttggggggctggggctgggagtcacagggcaGGGAGCTTTAGTGCTGTCTTGAGTGGAattagggaaggggatggggatgggggggaatgaGAAATGgcgctccctcctctctctccatcctggccagtCACTGCTGCCCTATCCTGGTGAATGGCCCCTTGGACAATGACCCTCCTGATGGCTAATTGTGCTGGCTCCTGGCCCCTTCTGCTTGGTCACAGTGTCCCTTTCACCCGCCTCGTTGGCCCTGCCGGTCACTGCCTGTTTCTCTCCTCCGTGTGGTTCCAGCAGTACCACGGTCATGGGGAGGAGAAGTTTTCCCTGGTGATCCTGTCCCGGGACCCCCCACCGGGGAGTCAGCGCTGGCCACGCCTCACCCAGCCTGTCCTCAAGCGCCCGCGCCATGTGCACTGTCACCTTTGCTGCCCTAATGGACAACTGGagcacatggtgttcacagcccGCCGGCATGGCAGGTCAGtggggtggggccggggaagCAGCAAGGGTGAGATGGGACCAGGGGGTGGGGCCATATGGAGCCCCCAGTGAtctttccccacagagacctctaccGCTGTGCCCGAGCCAGCGCCTGGGGGGACCTCCTGCCTGTGACCACAGCCCCACCGCCTCCGAAGGACCCTCCCCGGTAGCTGACggtgccagccccctcccccagcccacccccctgCCAGCGAACAATAAACACACCGAAtgtaatctccctgcctcccctggaCCTACCTGCCTCTACTCTCACCCCGCCCAGAGCTGGGGATCCGGCTCTTCCCGATGCTGCCAGCTCCGGGAGAGGGTAGAGTGGAAACCAAGGCAGCAACATCTCCCAGAACAGGCCCAACGGGTCTGAGTGCAGCTGGATGGGTGGTGACGAAATGGGCACCCTGCTCCACCCCGGCgccactccttccctcccccttcctcctgccccttctcccctttccccgccGTTTAACCTGACCCCAGACCCAGCCACTGCCCAGAGGAGGCCCCAGTAAGCTGGGAGCCAAGCACctccctgcccagggcagcccccGACTCGTCCTTTCCTTGCTCTGATAAAGCTCTGGTACTTCGAGCCACAGCTGCTTCACCCGCTGGACCAATAGTCCCTTCTGGGCCCCCTCACCAATGTCCTGAaagctgaggctggggtgaggtGACAGGCGGTAGTTGGGGGGGATGTGGTAATCCTGATGCCGTGGCCAAAGGGCTCCTTGTCCCTTGGGTGGCTGGGCTCCAGCTTCCTCctggcctggccctgcccctttTGGGCCTCgctttccctcccacccacagcccccAACTCAacttctccagcccctcccctccaactCCAAATTCCTCCTGAGGGAGTAGTTTGGGAGTTAACGGCATTGAGGTGGGGGTACAGATCTAGAGGCAGCCCACAGTTCTTTGGGGAGGGTTGGCGTCCCAGGTCCCCGCTTTCCTGGACCTCTCATCCCCAACACTGGGCCTGTCCGATGTCTAGCTCCCCACAATTTCCCAGCTCGGGGATTAGTCAACATGAAGAGGCGgcggcagtagcagcagcagcagcttggagCCGGGCCCTAGCAATAGCACTGGAGAAATCCAGTGCAGTTTCTGGTTACACTGAGTggaggagggagccagggaggggaggggcccagTAGATctgcgggggaggggaagggagggggcaagaggctGGCATCGTGCTGCCCAGGCAGAGTTAGTGCGGGACACTGGCAGGGACAggtcctgggccccctcccctcactcgTTGCTACTCAGCAGACCCTCCTGTGGCTCTGGGGCTTTGCTCCTTGGGGCCTCAGGGATGGAGCCACTGCTGGGGGTGAAGATTGGCTGCTTGTTGGCGCTGTTGATCCTCACCCTGCTCTGCGGCCTCATCCCCATACGCTGCAAGTGGTTCCAGATTCATGCGGCCACAGGTAGGGCTAAGCCTGGACTGTCCCATCCCTTCTCATCCTGGCCTGGCCTGTACTGTCCTGCCCTGTCCCATCCCAGCCCATCCCATCCTGCCctgtcccagcccagcccctgtctTATCCTGCCCTGGCCCATCCCAGCCCACCCCATCTTGCCTTGTCCTATTCCATCCcaccctgtcctgtcctgtcccatCCCAAGCCCATCCCATCCTTGCCCTGTCCCATCCCAGCCCATCCCGTCCTGCTGTGCcccatctccagcctctcccatccCACCCTATCCCACCCCGTCCTACTGTATTGCTTCCCGTCCAGATCCATCATGCCCTACCCTCTTTGCCTGGTCCATCCTCCCCTACTCCATTTTAGCCCACCCTATCCTACCGGGCCCAGCTCCATCCcaacccatcccatcccatcccacccctccctgTCCTGCTCCCTCCTAACCTGCCTTGCCCCAGCTCAGCCTATCTCAGCCATTGAGCCTTGTTTCCGCTCAAACTTAGACCTTGTTTCCTGTACTCATGGGGCCTTAGTCCCCAGGCTGGGTCCTCTCCATGCCCTTCCAAACTGCCAAATCTCAGATGCTACTGGCAGCCTCTCCATTTGGGACATCGCTTAATTGACTGGGAATCTGGACTGAACCAGATGTGGCTCAGGACCCGCTTTGGCCATTGCTGCAGAGGTTTCTGGTACTTACCACTCCCATCGGCCTATGGGGCagtgaggctggaggtgggggtggggccgAGAAGTGAGCTCAAATGGCTAAGCCCAGTGCCAGTCCATCCTTGGAGGGGGGCGggccaggaggggcagggagaacctGGTTTAGCTGCACTTTCTGGGATCCCGGGTCTCGGGCTTGCCAACTCGGGTGCACCACCATTGTCCCCACCCTGGTTTGTGCAGGGAGGCAGCGGCGGGTCCTGAGCCTGCTGGGCTGCATAGCAGCAGGTGTGTTCCTGGGCGCTGGGCTCATGCACATGGCAGCTGAGGCCCTGGAGGGGATTGAAACGGAGATCGAGAGCTACAGGCTGCAGGTGGGTGGGGGAAACGGAGGGATTGATTGAAACTGGTCCACAGCTGCAAGACAGGGAAACTGTGCAGGGTGGGAGATGGCCAGCTGGGACAAGGTGCGGGGGTCGGGGACAGCGCATCAGtcctgtagtagcagtagtggtagtaatagtatctattaagctcttactgtgcatggcactgtactcagtgccggAAAGACTGCACAGGAGGGAATGAGACACGATCCCAGGTCTTCAGGGGGTCCAGGGCAGCCCCGTCTGACCCATCCCCTTTTCCGGACTTGCTCTCCTTTGCTGCCTCGGGGTCAGCTGTCAGGCTGATCCAGGCTGCTGTGGCATGGGAACCATGGCTCCTTGGGGTGCTGCTGGGACTTGTAGTTCCCACAGTCCCTGGAGATCGTGCCTTCATAAACCGTCTACACAAGCACTGCTGTACCCCAGCCATTCTGCTCAGGGTTCCTGCCACCCAAACCCAGACTTCTCCAGGCCTGGGGAACACCCAAAACCTTTATAGGGTCCTCTAGTTCTGAACCACCTGTGAGGCAGGAGCAAGATCAAGAGCCAGTGGGGGAAGTGGAGGGGGCATGGTAGAGTGAGCCCAAAAAGCTGGACAGATGTGGCTCCAAGATGTAGGGGGCCCGGGCCAGGTGAGGAACAATGAGCAAGTGGGGCGGGGGCTTGAGCCGGTAGGTTTTCTCCTTCAGTGTTGAATgtacacccccccaacccccaggatgACTATTCCCAGAATGGGACGGACGTCGGTGGGAGTTCTTCCAGCACTGCCGACCCTGCTGAGGTGAGATCCCTGAGATTCAGCCCGACCCCCGTGCCAAATGTCTGTCACCAGGTCCCGTAGCCATGGTCTCTGCCACAGCCTCCCACGTTTCCCTGCTCACCCAGCCCTAAGTTGATTACCTCTCCAGGGTGCTCCTGGAGCTTCTTACAATGCCTCCCCGggtccttccccctgccctccagccCCTCAGAGCCCCCTCGTCTGCCCTGCAGGTGCACTACCCATTCGGGGAGTTGGTCATTTCACTGGGCTTCTTCTTGGTCTTCTTGTTGGAGTCGCTGGCCCTGCAATGCTGCTCCAGAGGGGCTGCAGCCCCGGAGGAGATCTGGGGGAACCCCGAAGCCCCGAGCCCCTGCAGCCACGGTCCCCTGCCCGCCCCTGCCCGAGGGCCCCTGCGGGCCCTAGTGCTGCTGCTGTCGTTGTCGCTGCACTCACTGTTCGAGGGGCTGGCAGTGGGGCTTCAGCCCACCGTGCTCACCACCCTGCAGCTGTGCCTGGCGGTGCTGGCACACAAGGGGCTGGTGGTGTTTGGGGTGGCGCTGCAGCTGGTGCGGGAGGGCACGGGCCCTCGCTGGGCCCTGCTCTGCGTGCTGCTGCTAGCCCTCATGACCCCACTGGGCCTGGCGCTGGGGCTGGCTGTGGCCGGGGGCCCTCTCGGGAGGACTCGGATGCTGACCCAGGCTGTGCTGGAGGGCGTGGCGGCAGGTACTTTCCTGTATGTCACCTTCCTGGAGGTTTTGCCCCAGGCTTTGGCCTCCCCCGAGTCCGCCCTTGCCAAGTGGTGCTGCGTGGCAGGCGGCTTCGCCTTCATGGCTATTGTTGCCGTTTGGGCTTGAGGTGGCGCCTGCCAGTCCCAGACCACGAGCTTcctgccctggcccagctccagagtcaaggatgagacactgggagagggcaggtgggagggactgtgtcttccccCGGAGCAGAGGCCTCTCTCCTGCACCCCGCCGCTAGCTGGGTCTGCTACAATAAACCCCAATGAccagtcctcccctgggccttctGTGTTTTCTGGGAGAGCCTTCAGCCAGCCTGGCACGCCgaggtggtgggggaagaggggttggacacagccggACTAGAGCAGCGGTGGGACCTGGagaaaagaccacgggcctgggagttaggagacctggccTACGCAGACCTGCCTGTGGTCTACTGTGTCTCCTTGGGGGCCGGCCATTTACCTTCTCCGAGGCTTGGGAAAATAAGGATTGAATAAataccctttctctctcccctttagtttGTGAGGCCTGTGTGTGGGGTCCCCGGAGTCCGTGGGAGCGAAGTTAGATTGGGCGTCCAAGAGAACTGGAGCCATTTCCGGAGATGGGATTGTGGATTGGAGAGGCCGGAGGGCGGGACCCGGAATCTTGGGGGAATCCGCCCCGACGGGCTCCGTCCAACCGTTGCCTCTAGGGAGAGCGGCCCGCAGGGGGCGCCCAGGAGCCTTACCCGGGCAACCGGCCCGAAGGGCTAGTGGATGCCACTAGCCACTAGCCCAGTCTCCGCCGTCGGTGAGGGCGAGGGCGGCCACGGGGGCCCACGGGGCTGGACCTGCCTTGGAATTGGTTtctccagtcattcaatcgtggttattgagcacttactgtgttcagcacactggaataagcgcttgggaaatacaaatcggcaacatatatagagacggtccccacccaacaaagggcttCTATCCAGGTGACATGAGAGGAGCCTCTTGGGTCCTGTGCGATGCGGCGGGGGGCAAGGTTTGCGATGACAGACTGGCAAAGGTGGACGCAGGCTCTGATTCTTCTATGCACTTTATTTCTATGGGGGAGGCGTGGGGGCTCACTGGAGGAATTCTCATCCCCCCACCAGAAAGCCCCCCACAATGTGGTCAATAACCCCATGGTTCCCTCCACATTTCTCAAGCAGCATTAGGCAGGGTTGtagccccttccccactccatacACACTGAAAGCTATGCAGGTTAGTGCAGCCAAGCAACCCCCAGTCCCCAGGCCTTCCCCTGCATAGTCCTGCtcacttccccctcccatctgccCTCGCCCTCTGGCCTTCTTGTCCCAGCCTGGGGCAAGCAGTACTTCCTCTTCAGTAGTCTCCTAGCACTCTTctcccccccaaacccacccccctaccccaccccaacCACACACATACCAATGCAacctcactcccctctccctttccctggagGCTGATAGCCATTAGCCTCCTTCTCTCGGCTCTGGGGGTACCTTCACCCCTTCCCCTGTTGGTTGGCGGCATCAGGGCACCTCCTGAATCAGAGGCTTCAGCATACTACAGGGGGCAAGCAGACCCCCTCCTCCTGACTCTCCACAACCGAGGGGGAAACATCTTGGGGAAAGATCTTGGGGCTTTCTCCTTTGGGGTCACAAGTTAGAGGTCAGGGTTGGGGATCCATCCAATCAAAGGTCAAGGTCTGAGGCCCAGGGTATGAGACTGTCTCCTGgtggcccgcccccacccccttgctctctccccaccAAGCCCTGtgctggaagggaggagggggaaggggcgctCAGCAGGAGACCTCCATGGTGGgtccctgggggagggggctggactcGCTGCTCTGGGACAGCGTGCGGGAGCGGGAGCCGTCGATGGAAGTTGCGCTGGTCAGCGAGGCGGTGCGGGAGCGGGACAGACGCGTCATACAGGACGAGGCCACTGTGGTGGGGGAAGGCCAGGGGTCACGGGTTGGGGGTGCTGAACAAGGGGACCGGGTCACGGATGGGGAgctgggtgggaggatggaggtaGAGTTCCATGTGTAAGTGGGCAGAtgttctccccactttccctttttctgcccctcccacacccttctggttGTCCTCACCACCAAGGAGCTagcccctccccagggcttaggccTGGGGCACTGCAGGGACACTGCAGGAGATGAGCTCTGGCCAACTGGACCATCTGCTGTCTTGTGGTCCCCTTCTGGCTctcccatggtccccctctggctctccCCAGCCCAGATCCCTGTTCCCTCATCCCAGGGCACACCAGCTGTGCCTGGGGACGGGGTGCCTGCCCAGTCCCTGGGGATGAGGCCTGCCCCTTACTCACTGTAACCCATTCCTTGCAGGAAGTACTTGAAGGCCTCAGTCAGCTTGGCTGGCTGCAAAGGATGAGAAGTGGGAAGGGGTTACTGGaagctgggaggggtggggaggacaagAAAGAGAGCTAACAGGGAGAGGATGACCAGGGACAGGAAAGGGGCTTTGGAAGAGGGCTAGGAGCAGAGTGGGCTTAGGAGGGGAGTCCCctacctctctcctttcccctcttccccccatctttCACCCCTCATGCCCTCTGAGTGGCTGAATACTCACCTGGGTCAACTGAGGCTGACCTCCCGAGTCGGCCATCTGTCCCGGAGACACAGAAAGGGGGAGGGATTGAGAGAGATGAGCAATAGGATGGTGGGGGTGGACAGGCTCCCTCCACTTCCATTTTCCTCCTCGCCTCTCCCTTCCACAAGAGAGAGCTGGAGTGGAGCTAGTGGGCCGGTGGTGACCCAGTCCATGCCTGGGTGGCAGGAGGGGATGACACAACGGGTCCCCCCAGCCCACGCAACCATCAATCAACCCCCTGCTGACTAGGTTCTGCCCCATGTTCCCCGGGCTATGACCTTTCCCCCTCAGGATAGGTTATGGGCAACATGTGACCAATTGGCTTGTTTGCCCCCAGAGTAACTGCCCACCCAGAGCTCTCCGCAGCAACTCCGGGGGTGCCTGTCCCGTGGTGGGAGCCAGGAAGAAGGGGCCGGTTGGGGGGGCATCACTGACCTTAAGGAAGGAGGTCTGGGTGGGGTCCAGTTTTGAATTACACTCCACCTagtaggggggagggggatgaaggttGGGAAAACCTGGAGattcagccccctccccctgcccttcccagggcctccctcagcccctctcaccaCAGCATCTTCATGGGGTGCCTGGTCCCCCACCACCAGCATCACGGGGCACCTGCggatacagaagggaaagggcaaggcGGTCAGGTGGGGGGGCTGGGCCTCGGGACCCCAACCCCAGGGGAATGGTCAGATGAACCTCAATCAGGGGCAGAAGCCAGCAGACTCCTCTCCCCAGACAGCAAGGTTCTGGGCACGGGTTGTAAGGATCCAGGGTCTCAGAGCTGGGGGTCGCGGAGGGGGTTCATCTGGGGTCCGGGGAGGCTTACTTGAGGGTGATGTCACTTCCACGTTCAAAGTTCAGGTCTCGGCGACtggaggtgggtgggtgaggggggagaaTTAGAGGTAGAAattgcctccctctccccacagaatATCGGGGGTGTCTCTGTGACTTTAGCTAacgaggtgggggaggggagccgggggtggggggcagggcacAGAGTGACTTGTGTCCCAGTCCCTTGTGCCCCATATTGGGGCAAGCGAGGACAGGAGATCATTTTACCAGGGGAATCTGAGGCcccgggtggaggggggaggcagggctggaatttggtgcccacttccctccccccccgcacccccttcCCAggctcccctgccacccccccaccATGTGCAAGCACCGTGTTTTCCCACCCGTGCTCCaggtcccccctccttcccctccgcccccccaccgGGGTCCCCAACTTGGGTACTTGTTGTAGCTGTTCCAGTACAGCTCCATGTTGTCCAGGTTGGGCGCATGCACGATCGCCTCCCGGTAGCGCTGTACCAGCTCCGAGCTGCCCGATAGCTCCTCCTGGGGAAGGCGAggtggtgggggtgtgggggggtttCCTGGGAGAGCCCTCCCCAGGACctgcacccctcccacccccatccctacgTGAACCCCCAGGGCCAGGCCCCACCTGGCTGAAGAGGTGTGCGAGGATCATCTCCGAGACGGAGGACGTCAGACCGGTCAGCTGCAGGCGGTGTGGGGTCACGTGAGGGGGCCCGAGCCAGGGAGGGACTAAGTCCCCTTCTGGATCTTgggtctcccctccccccagggaGATCCTGGGGTATCCTCCTGCTACCACCCACTTTCCCCTCTtggcccccatcctctcccccttgtccctcatcctgcccttcctgccccaccctctccctcctgccccaatcATTCCTTCTTGCGCCTcgttccctgtccctctccccccaccctccccacccccccccgaccTTGTGTGCAGCCCAGTCCATCCAGCCCTTGGCATTGGGGTCGATGTTGATGAGGACGAGACCCTCCACCGTGTCGGGATGTGAGAGCTGGGGAATAGAGGAGCTTCAGGGGAGATGGGGCGGGGGCAGCCTCCAATCCCCCTCCCGAATAACCCAACCcccttcacccctctcccagcccattcccatccccatcctccccaccccaacccagcctCTTACAGCAT
Above is a window of Tachyglossus aculeatus isolate mTacAcu1 chromosome 12 unlocalized genomic scaffold, mTacAcu1.pri SUPER_6_unloc_1, whole genome shotgun sequence DNA encoding:
- the NDRG2 gene encoding protein NDRG2 isoform X2, whose amino-acid sequence is MAELQEVQITEEKPLLPGQAPAAAKTHSVETPYGSVTFTVYGTPKPKRPAILTYHDVGLNFKSCFQTLFQFEDMQEILQNFVRVHIDAPGMEEGAAVFPLGYQYPSLDQLADMIPCILQFLNFSTIIGIGVGAGAYVLSRYALSHPDTVEGLVLINIDPNAKGWMDWAAHKLTGLTSSVSEMILAHLFSQEELSGSSELVQRYREAIVHAPNLDNMELYWNSYNNRRDLNFERGSDITLKCPVMLVVGDQAPHEDAVVECNSKLDPTQTSFLKMADSGGQPQLTQPAKLTEAFKYFLQGMGYMASSCMTRLSRSRTASLTSATSIDGSRSRTLSQSSESSPLPQGPTMEVSC
- the SLC39A2 gene encoding zinc transporter ZIP2 isoform X2; amino-acid sequence: MHMAAEALEGIETEIESYRLQDDYSQNGTDVGGSSSSTADPAEVHYPFGELVISLGFFLVFLLESLALQCCSRGAAAPEEIWGNPEAPSPCSHGPLPAPARGPLRALVLLLSLSLHSLFEGLAVGLQPTVLTTLQLCLAVLAHKGLVVFGVALQLVREGTGPRWALLCVLLLALMTPLGLALGLAVAGGPLGRTRMLTQAVLEGVAAGTFLYVTFLEVLPQALASPESALAKWCCVAGGFAFMAIVAVWA
- the SLC39A2 gene encoding zinc transporter ZIP2 isoform X1, whose translation is MEPLLGVKIGCLLALLILTLLCGLIPIRCKWFQIHAATGRQRRVLSLLGCIAAGVFLGAGLMHMAAEALEGIETEIESYRLQDDYSQNGTDVGGSSSSTADPAEVHYPFGELVISLGFFLVFLLESLALQCCSRGAAAPEEIWGNPEAPSPCSHGPLPAPARGPLRALVLLLSLSLHSLFEGLAVGLQPTVLTTLQLCLAVLAHKGLVVFGVALQLVREGTGPRWALLCVLLLALMTPLGLALGLAVAGGPLGRTRMLTQAVLEGVAAGTFLYVTFLEVLPQALASPESALAKWCCVAGGFAFMAIVAVWA
- the NDRG2 gene encoding protein NDRG2 isoform X3 codes for the protein MAPRSPSVQQSSPTMMWGSTTLFQFEDMQEILQNFVRVHIDAPGMEEGAAVFPLGYQYPSLDQLADMIPCILQFLNFSTIIGIGVGAGAYVLSRYALSHPDTVEGLVLINIDPNAKGWMDWAAHKLTGLTSSVSEMILAHLFSQEELSGSSELVQRYREAIVHAPNLDNMELYWNSYNNRRDLNFERGSDITLKCPVMLVVGDQAPHEDAVVECNSKLDPTQTSFLKMADSGGQPQLTQPAKLTEAFKYFLQGMGYMASSCMTRLSRSRTASLTSATSIDGSRSRTLSQSSESSPLPQGPTMEVSC
- the NDRG2 gene encoding protein NDRG2 isoform X1 → MAELQEVQITEEKPLLPGQAPAAAKEAELAARILLDQGQTHSVETPYGSVTFTVYGTPKPKRPAILTYHDVGLNFKSCFQTLFQFEDMQEILQNFVRVHIDAPGMEEGAAVFPLGYQYPSLDQLADMIPCILQFLNFSTIIGIGVGAGAYVLSRYALSHPDTVEGLVLINIDPNAKGWMDWAAHKLTGLTSSVSEMILAHLFSQEELSGSSELVQRYREAIVHAPNLDNMELYWNSYNNRRDLNFERGSDITLKCPVMLVVGDQAPHEDAVVECNSKLDPTQTSFLKMADSGGQPQLTQPAKLTEAFKYFLQGMGYMASSCMTRLSRSRTASLTSATSIDGSRSRTLSQSSESSPLPQGPTMEVSC